Proteins found in one Lutimonas zeaxanthinifaciens genomic segment:
- a CDS encoding L-histidine N(alpha)-methyltransferase translates to MIEQFKKDVVEGLGKSPKSIPSKYFYDAIGDALFIKIMNMPEYYPTRAELEIFSEKSDEIIRSLSLKKDVFFELIELGAGDGTKTKQLLQKLLQQGYDFSYLPIDISSTALRDLEIKLENEFPTLDVRKKHGDYFNVLETLRTNNHPKVILFLGSNIGNLTDENSSKFIYQIGANLKTHDKLILGVDLIKSEDLVRPAYDDPQGITKDFNLNLLKRINKELGGQFDLSTFDHVPEYYMHEGVARSYLVSNRDQEIRIESLDRSFSFEKGERIQTEISRKYDDRIMKNILKETDFRIVDKLTDKNGYFADYILSRS, encoded by the coding sequence ATGATCGAACAGTTCAAAAAAGATGTGGTGGAAGGTCTTGGAAAATCACCTAAAAGCATTCCGTCAAAGTACTTTTACGATGCGATTGGAGATGCTCTTTTTATTAAAATTATGAATATGCCTGAATACTACCCTACCCGGGCGGAACTGGAAATATTCAGCGAAAAAAGTGATGAGATCATAAGATCACTCTCTTTGAAAAAGGATGTTTTCTTTGAACTTATCGAACTGGGAGCGGGAGACGGTACTAAAACCAAACAACTTCTTCAAAAGCTGCTGCAACAAGGCTATGACTTCAGTTATCTTCCTATTGATATTTCCTCCACTGCTCTGCGCGATCTGGAGATCAAATTGGAGAATGAATTTCCTACACTTGATGTTCGAAAGAAACACGGAGACTACTTCAATGTTTTGGAAACTTTAAGAACAAATAACCACCCAAAAGTGATCCTTTTTCTTGGTTCCAATATCGGCAACCTTACTGATGAGAATTCATCTAAATTCATTTATCAAATTGGAGCGAACTTAAAAACTCATGACAAACTAATTTTGGGTGTCGATCTCATCAAATCAGAGGATCTGGTTCGTCCTGCCTATGACGATCCACAGGGTATCACAAAGGATTTTAACCTGAATCTGTTAAAACGAATCAATAAGGAACTCGGAGGGCAGTTTGATCTTTCAACATTCGATCATGTCCCTGAGTATTATATGCATGAAGGCGTGGCACGCAGCTATCTGGTAAGCAATAGGGATCAGGAAATTAGGATCGAGAGTTTGGACAGGAGTTTTTCTTTTGAGAAAGGAGAAAGAATTCAAACAGAGATCTCTCGAAAATATGACGACAGGATCATGAAAAACATCCTGAAAGAAACTGATTTTAGAATTGTGGATAAACTTACAGATAAAAACGGCTATTTTGCTGATTATATTTTGAGCCGTTCATAG
- a CDS encoding sugar O-acetyltransferase, with the protein MMTEKTKMLSGELYNANDQELVEERHRARILFQKINQLNDNDKKERNLLLKELLPNSGKGLWVEPPFYCDYGYNIHTGKNVFFNFNCVILDVMKVEFGDQVLVGPDVQIYTATHPLDAKTRNSWLEYAKPVSIGNSVWIGGGAIIYPGVTIGDGAVIAAGAVVTKPVPPNVVVGGNPAVIIKEINN; encoded by the coding sequence ATCATGACGGAAAAAACCAAAATGTTATCCGGGGAACTTTATAATGCGAACGACCAGGAATTAGTTGAAGAAAGACATCGTGCGCGTATCCTTTTTCAAAAAATCAATCAGCTCAATGATAATGACAAAAAGGAGCGAAATTTATTGTTAAAAGAATTGCTTCCCAACAGTGGTAAAGGGCTATGGGTTGAGCCTCCTTTTTATTGTGACTACGGATACAATATTCACACAGGGAAAAATGTGTTTTTTAATTTTAATTGTGTCATTCTGGATGTCATGAAAGTGGAATTCGGAGATCAGGTACTCGTTGGCCCTGATGTTCAGATCTATACGGCAACGCATCCGCTCGATGCTAAAACCAGAAATTCCTGGCTTGAATATGCCAAGCCCGTTTCAATAGGAAACAGCGTGTGGATAGGAGGTGGTGCCATCATTTATCCAGGGGTAACTATTGGAGATGGTGCAGTTATTGCCGCTGGTGCCGTGGTTACCAAACCCGTTCCTCCCAATGTTGTCGTGGGCGGCAATCCGGCTGTGATCATTAAAGAAATTAACAATTAA